From Saccopteryx leptura isolate mSacLep1 chromosome 3, mSacLep1_pri_phased_curated, whole genome shotgun sequence, one genomic window encodes:
- the SBK3 gene encoding uncharacterized serine/threonine-protein kinase SBK3, which produces MREAFSSRISELLASQDDTATALQRLVELTAARVTPVRNLRIQYRLIRKLGSGSYGRVLLARPRQGGQVVALKLLRRDSVLRTTFLREFCVGRCVSSHPGLLQTLAEPLQTPRHFALAQEYAPFGDLSGMLQEQGLPEPLVKRVMAQLAGALDFLHSRGLVHADVKPDNVLVFDPACSRVALGDLGLTRPEGSPTPPPPGPLPFVPPELCLLLPTATLPLRPSLDSWGLGVLLFCAAMACFPWDVALTPDPKFEAFAGWMTTRPQPPQPPPPWDQFAAPALALLRGLLDLDPETRSPALAVLNFLGDDWGLEGNRGEPGGLGSPSGEDEEEEGGSSLEEWTEEEDDDLGGRRMGTDGGTPRPGD; this is translated from the exons ATGAGAGAAGCCTTTTCTTCACGCATCTCTGAGCTCTTAGCCTCCcag gaTGACACAGCCACAGCCCTCCAGCGGCTGGTGGAGCTGACAGCCGCCCGAGTGACCCCCGTGAGGAACCTGCGCATTCAGTATCGCCTCATCCGAAAGCTTGGCTCCGGCTCCTATGGCCGCGTGCTCCTGGCCCGGCCTCGCCAAGGGG gTCAGGTTGTGGCTCTCAAGCTGCTACGTCGGGACTCGGTCCTGAGAACCACCTTCTTGAGGGAGTTCTGTGTGGGCCGCTGCGTCTCCTCCCACCCAGGCTTGCTCCAGACCCTGGCAGAACCCCTGCAGACGCCCCGGCACTTTGCCTTGGCCCAGGAGTACGCGCCCTTTGGGGACCTCAGCGGGATGCTGCAGGAGCAG GGCCTCCCCGAGCCGCTGGTGAAGCGTGTGATGGCCCAGCTGGCTGGAGCCCTGGACTTCCTCCATAGCCGAGGGCTGGTCCATGCAGATGTGAAGCCAGACAACGTGCTGGTCTTTGACCCTGCCTGCAGCCGTGTGGCCCTAGGAGACCTGGGTCTGACCCGGCCTGAGGGCAGtccaacccctcccccaccagggcCTCTGCCCTTTGTCCCACCTGAGCTCTGTCTCCTGCTGCCGACTGCCACCCTGCCCCTGCGACCGTCCTTGGACTCGTGGGGCCTGGgggtgcttctcttctgtgccgcCATGGCCTGTTTCCCTTGGGATGTGGCCCTGACCCCCGACCCCAAGTTCGAGGCCTTTGCTGGCTGGATGACCACCAGGCCCCAGCCACCTCAACCACCACCGCCCTGGGACCAGTTTGCAGCCCCGGCTCTGGCATTGCTCCGGGGGCTTCTGGACCTGGATCCAGAGACGAGGAGCCCTGCCCTGGCTGTCCTGAACTTCCTGGGGGATGACTGGGGCTTGGAGGGGAACAGGGGGGAGCCTGGGGGTCTGGGGAGTCCGTctggggaggatgaggaggaggagggggggtcaAGCTTGGAGGAGTGGACAGAGGAGGAGGACGATGACCTAGGTGGCCGGAGGATGGGAACAGATGGGGGAACTCCCAGACCAGGTGACTGA